A single Pantoea rwandensis DNA region contains:
- a CDS encoding LLM class flavin-dependent oxidoreductase produces the protein MSIQFLGMIGHRLASEIIPASGPLFDKDYIARFARAHEEAGFDRILVGYWSDQPDGFLVTAHAAAHTSSLKFLLAHRPGFVAPTLAARKLATLDQLTDGRLAVHIISGGSDIEQRRDGDFLNKAERYARSDEFLTVLRQSLESSQPYDHKGNFYQAEQAFSAIKPVQKKLPVYFGGSSQEAIEVAARHADVFALWGEPLKGAEETVRTVRAAAAQHGREIDFNISFRPIIGKTEKEAWERAEHIRELAEKQLQETGFAFGKPKPQSVGAQRLLAAANEGDRLDKVLWTGVAKLVQGGYNSTALVGTADQVSDALLDYYRLGIHSVLIRGFDPLNDAVEYGEELIPLTREKVAALNANDKRSA, from the coding sequence ATGAGCATTCAATTTCTTGGCATGATTGGCCACCGACTGGCTTCCGAGATCATCCCCGCCAGCGGCCCGCTGTTTGATAAAGATTACATCGCACGTTTCGCTCGCGCCCATGAAGAAGCGGGCTTTGACCGTATTTTGGTGGGGTATTGGTCCGATCAACCGGATGGCTTTCTGGTCACCGCCCACGCGGCGGCACACACTTCCTCACTGAAATTCCTGCTGGCACACCGTCCGGGCTTTGTCGCACCGACCCTGGCCGCACGCAAGCTGGCAACGTTGGATCAACTGACCGATGGTCGTCTGGCGGTGCATATCATCAGCGGCGGTAGCGATATCGAGCAGCGTCGCGATGGCGATTTCCTGAATAAAGCCGAACGCTATGCACGCAGCGACGAGTTCCTCACCGTGCTCAGGCAGAGCCTGGAGTCCAGCCAGCCTTATGATCATAAGGGAAACTTTTACCAGGCTGAGCAGGCGTTTTCAGCCATCAAGCCCGTGCAGAAAAAACTGCCGGTGTATTTTGGCGGATCGTCACAGGAAGCCATTGAGGTGGCTGCACGCCATGCCGATGTGTTTGCCTTGTGGGGCGAACCGCTGAAAGGAGCGGAAGAGACGGTGCGCACCGTGCGAGCCGCTGCGGCCCAGCACGGACGTGAAATCGACTTCAACATCTCGTTCCGCCCGATTATCGGTAAAACCGAGAAAGAAGCCTGGGAGCGAGCCGAGCATATCCGCGAACTGGCCGAAAAACAGTTGCAAGAGACCGGCTTCGCCTTTGGCAAACCTAAGCCGCAAAGCGTCGGGGCACAGCGCCTGCTGGCCGCCGCCAATGAAGGCGATCGTCTGGACAAAGTGCTGTGGACTGGCGTGGCTAAACTGGTGCAAGGCGGCTACAACTCCACTGCACTGGTGGGTACCGCCGATCAGGTTTCTGACGCGCTGCTGGATTACTATCGTCTGGGCATCCACAGCGTGCTGATTCGCGGCTTCGATCCGCTGAATGATGCGGTGGAATACGGCGAAGAACTCATTCCGCTGACGCGTGAAAAAGTGGCCGCGCTTAACGCCAATGACAAAAGGAGCGCCTGA
- a CDS encoding NupC/NupG family nucleoside CNT transporter has product MSHILHFLLALVVVAALALLVSHDRKSIRIRYIVQLLVIEVLLAWFFLNSEAGLGFVKGFAGLFDHLLKYAAEGTNFVFGNMNDKGLAFFFLNVLCPIVFISALIGILQHFRILPWVIRGIGTVLSKVNGMGKLESFNAVSSLILGQSENFIAYKDILGKMSQRRMYTMAATAMSTVSMSIVGAYMTMLQPKYVVAALVLNMFSTFIVLSLINPYRVDSEEDLQLQDLHKGQSFFEMLGEYILAGFKVAIIVAAMLIGFIALISGLNALFDLIFGISFQGVLGYVFYPFAWVMGVPSSEALQVGSIMATKLVSNEFVAMMDLQKIAGQLSPHAEGILSVFLVSFANFSSIGIVAGAIKGLNEEQGNVVSRFGLKLLYGSTLVSVLSAAIAGLVLAF; this is encoded by the coding sequence ATGTCCCATATTTTGCACTTTCTATTGGCATTAGTGGTGGTAGCCGCACTGGCCTTATTGGTCAGTCACGATCGTAAAAGCATCCGCATTCGTTACATCGTTCAGCTTCTGGTGATCGAAGTTCTGCTGGCGTGGTTCTTCCTTAACTCTGAGGCGGGCCTCGGCTTCGTCAAAGGGTTTGCAGGTCTGTTTGATCATCTGCTCAAGTATGCCGCCGAAGGTACCAACTTCGTGTTTGGCAACATGAACGACAAAGGCCTGGCGTTCTTCTTCCTTAATGTTCTGTGCCCGATCGTATTTATCTCGGCGCTGATCGGTATTTTGCAGCATTTCCGTATCCTGCCATGGGTGATCCGCGGCATCGGTACCGTGCTGTCAAAAGTGAACGGTATGGGCAAACTGGAATCCTTTAACGCCGTAAGCTCACTGATTTTGGGACAGTCAGAAAACTTTATCGCGTATAAAGATATCCTCGGCAAAATGTCGCAGCGTCGCATGTACACCATGGCTGCAACGGCGATGTCGACGGTTTCCATGTCCATCGTGGGCGCCTACATGACTATGCTGCAACCGAAGTATGTAGTTGCTGCACTGGTACTGAACATGTTCAGTACCTTTATCGTGTTGTCACTGATCAACCCTTATCGCGTTGATAGCGAAGAAGATCTGCAGTTGCAGGATCTGCACAAGGGTCAGAGCTTCTTCGAAATGCTGGGTGAATACATCCTCGCCGGTTTCAAAGTGGCGATCATCGTTGCCGCCATGCTGATTGGTTTTATCGCCCTGATTTCTGGCCTGAACGCGCTGTTTGACCTGATCTTCGGCATCAGCTTCCAGGGTGTGCTGGGTTATGTGTTCTACCCGTTCGCGTGGGTGATGGGCGTGCCGTCCAGCGAAGCGCTGCAGGTGGGCAGTATCATGGCGACCAAGCTGGTTTCTAACGAATTCGTGGCGATGATGGATCTGCAGAAAATCGCCGGTCAGCTGTCACCGCATGCGGAAGGCATTCTGTCAGTGTTCCTTGTGTCCTTCGCTAACTTCTCTTCTATTGGGATTGTGGCAGGTGCGATTAAAGGTTTGAACGAAGAACAGGGTAACGTGGTTTCACGCTTCGGCCTGAAATTGCTGTACGGTTCAACCCTGGTGAGCGTGCTTTCTGCCGCTATCGCCGGTCTGGTTCTGGCCTTCTGA
- a CDS encoding Nramp family divalent metal transporter, translating to MSESRTAERAARGARKIKLALLGPAFIAAIGYIDPGNFATNIQAGAAYGYKLLWVVVWANVMAMLIQLMSAKLGIATGKNLAEHIRDRFPRPAVWFYWVQAEIIAMATDLAEFIGAALGFKLLLGISLLQGAVLTGVATYLILMLQSRGQKPLELVIGGLLLFVAAAYIVELFFSQPKVSELVTGMALPSLPTSDAVFLAAGVLGATIMPHVIYLHSALTQHGNIGSKADRYSSTKLDVAIAMTIAGFVNLAMMATAAAAFHFSGHTSIVDLDQAYLTLQPLLGRAAAIVFGLSLVAAGLSSTVVGTLAGQVVMQGFIRFHIPLWLRRTITMLPSFIVIWAGWDPTRILVMSQVLLSFGIALALIPLLAFTGNRELMGDEMVNSRLMQNAGRLIVVLVVALNLYLLVGEALGW from the coding sequence ATGTCAGAAAGTCGCACCGCTGAGCGCGCCGCTCGCGGAGCCAGAAAGATCAAGCTCGCGCTGCTGGGCCCCGCCTTCATCGCGGCGATTGGTTATATCGATCCCGGTAACTTTGCCACCAACATTCAGGCAGGTGCGGCCTACGGCTACAAACTGCTGTGGGTGGTGGTCTGGGCCAATGTGATGGCGATGCTGATTCAGCTGATGTCGGCCAAACTCGGTATAGCCACCGGTAAAAATCTTGCAGAACATATCCGCGATCGTTTTCCGCGCCCGGCGGTGTGGTTCTACTGGGTGCAGGCGGAAATCATCGCCATGGCCACTGACCTTGCTGAATTTATCGGTGCGGCGCTGGGCTTTAAATTATTACTGGGGATTTCGCTACTGCAAGGCGCAGTGCTCACGGGGGTCGCCACCTACCTGATTTTGATGCTGCAAAGCCGGGGGCAGAAGCCGCTGGAATTGGTGATTGGCGGCCTGCTGTTGTTTGTCGCCGCTGCCTATATTGTTGAGCTGTTTTTCTCGCAGCCGAAAGTGAGTGAACTGGTCACCGGTATGGCGCTGCCTTCGCTGCCAACCTCTGACGCGGTGTTCCTCGCTGCCGGTGTGCTGGGTGCCACCATCATGCCGCACGTGATTTACCTGCACTCGGCACTGACGCAACACGGTAACATTGGCAGCAAAGCGGATCGCTACTCATCAACCAAACTGGATGTGGCAATTGCCATGACCATTGCCGGCTTTGTGAATCTGGCGATGATGGCGACTGCGGCGGCGGCTTTTCACTTCAGTGGCCACACCAGCATCGTTGACCTCGATCAGGCTTATTTAACGCTGCAACCTTTATTGGGCCGCGCAGCAGCCATTGTATTTGGATTAAGTCTGGTGGCGGCAGGCTTGTCTTCTACTGTGGTGGGAACGCTGGCGGGGCAAGTCGTGATGCAGGGCTTTATTCGCTTCCACATTCCGCTGTGGCTGCGCCGCACTATCACCATGCTGCCTTCCTTTATCGTGATCTGGGCCGGATGGGATCCTACACGCATTCTGGTGATGAGCCAGGTACTGTTGAGTTTCGGTATCGCACTGGCGTTGATCCCGCTGTTGGCCTTTACCGGCAACCGTGAGTTGATGGGCGATGAGATGGTCAATTCACGCCTGATGCAGAACGCCGGACGCCTGATAGTGGTGCTGGTAGTGGCATTGAATCTCTATCTGTTGGTGGGCGAGGCGCTCGGCTGGTAA
- a CDS encoding DUF2502 domain-containing protein, protein MKRAILFAALLATLSPLAMHTAEANSATLTLAPGVTLHLGDRDRRGYYWDGGRWREPRWWNDRYRYNDHRWWRHEEWRRHEAYERERERRWHERERREHWRHDHRHDDRRDHHDHHHH, encoded by the coding sequence ATGAAACGTGCAATTTTGTTTGCCGCCTTGCTGGCAACACTTTCACCCCTGGCAATGCACACAGCAGAAGCCAACAGTGCCACCCTGACGCTGGCTCCGGGTGTCACGCTGCATCTCGGCGATCGCGACCGTCGAGGTTACTATTGGGATGGCGGCCGCTGGCGCGAGCCGCGTTGGTGGAATGACCGTTATCGCTACAACGATCACCGCTGGTGGCGTCATGAAGAGTGGCGTCGCCATGAGGCTTACGAACGTGAGCGCGAACGCCGCTGGCATGAACGGGAACGCCGTGAGCATTGGCGCCATGACCATCGTCATGATGATCGCCGCGACCATCACGATCACCACCATCATTAA
- the mgrA gene encoding L-glyceraldehyde 3-phosphate reductase, whose product MSVFPHPERYQQMQYRRSGRTGLKLPAISLGLWHNFGDSTRVDNSRELLRHAFDRGITHFDLANNYGPPPGSAESNFGRILREDFAGLRDELVISTKAGYTMWDGPYGDWGSRKYLISSLDQSLKRMGLEYVDIFYHHRPDPETPLEETMRALDQVVRQGKALYAAISNYPADKAAEAIAILRDLGTPCLIHQPKYSMFERAPEEQGLLDVLGDNGVGCIAFSPLAGGVLTDRYLQGIPEDSRAASGSQFLNESQLTQEKMEKVRKLQAIAQQRGQKLAQMALSWVLRDARVTSVLIGASKTTQIDDAVEMLSQPMLTTEEIEAIHNILV is encoded by the coding sequence ATGTCTGTATTTCCTCACCCCGAACGTTATCAACAGATGCAATATCGTCGTAGTGGCCGTACCGGCCTGAAATTGCCGGCCATTTCGCTCGGTTTATGGCACAACTTTGGCGACAGCACGCGCGTTGATAACAGCCGTGAATTACTGCGCCACGCCTTTGATCGCGGCATCACGCACTTCGACCTCGCCAATAACTACGGACCCCCGCCGGGTTCCGCCGAATCCAATTTTGGTCGCATTTTGCGTGAGGATTTTGCCGGATTGCGCGATGAGTTGGTGATTTCCACCAAAGCCGGTTACACCATGTGGGACGGCCCTTACGGCGACTGGGGCTCACGCAAGTATCTGATTTCCAGTCTGGATCAGAGCCTCAAGCGCATGGGGCTGGAGTATGTCGATATCTTCTACCACCATCGCCCTGACCCGGAGACGCCGCTGGAAGAGACCATGCGTGCGCTGGATCAGGTGGTGCGTCAGGGTAAAGCGCTGTATGCCGCCATTTCCAATTATCCGGCAGATAAAGCAGCCGAAGCGATCGCCATTCTGCGCGATCTGGGCACCCCTTGCCTGATTCATCAGCCGAAATATTCCATGTTCGAACGTGCACCGGAAGAGCAAGGTTTACTGGATGTGCTAGGTGATAATGGCGTCGGCTGCATCGCTTTCTCTCCGCTGGCCGGCGGCGTGTTGACCGATCGCTATCTGCAAGGCATCCCGGAGGATTCGCGTGCCGCCAGCGGCAGTCAATTCCTCAATGAGAGCCAGTTGACGCAAGAGAAGATGGAAAAAGTGCGTAAGCTACAGGCCATCGCGCAACAGCGTGGGCAGAAGCTGGCGCAAATGGCGCTGAGCTGGGTGCTACGTGATGCGCGTGTGACTTCGGTGCTGATTGGTGCGAGTAAAACTACGCAAATTGATGATGCCGTTGAGATGCTAAGCCAGCCCATGCTGACAACTGAAGAGATCGAAGCGATTCATAACATATTAGTGTAA
- a CDS encoding thiamine pyrophosphate-binding protein gives MKTLNVGDYLLHRLQQAGIRHLFGVPGDYNLQFLDSVIAHPEIAWVGCANELNAAYAADGYGRCNGAAALLTTFGVGELSAINGIAGSYAEYVPVIHIVGAPASRAQQQGDCVHHSLGDGDFHHFLRMAQEVSTASAVLTAENAAEEIDRVIAEALDQHRPGYLLLAVDVAATEITVPDAQPVAHVHQETVVATAFAAAAERLLAPAQRVALLADFLASRWQLQSQLFSLRQLRAIPAATLLMGKGVLDEQQAGYVGTYAAEGSSDQVRRAIEETDVTFCVGVRFTDTLTAGFTQQLPAERVIDLQPFHATVGGERFAPLSMAQALAALLPVYQRHCADWALADTASCEEIEQNDDAVISQRAFWQAMQRFLQPDDIILADQGTAAFGAAALRLPPGAQLLVQPLWGSIGYTLPATFGAQTAHPDRRVILIIGDGSAQLTIQELGSMQRDGQQPIIFLINNEGYTVERAIHGAEQRYNDIAQWNWTALPHAMSVQCAAQSWRVSETVQLTAVMEQLMHHRRLTLVEVVMEKQDLPPLLRKVTAALHQRNSG, from the coding sequence ATGAAAACCCTCAACGTTGGCGACTATTTACTGCACCGTTTACAGCAAGCTGGTATCCGTCATCTGTTCGGTGTGCCGGGTGATTACAATCTGCAATTTCTCGACAGCGTTATCGCGCACCCCGAGATTGCCTGGGTCGGCTGCGCCAATGAACTCAATGCCGCATACGCGGCGGATGGCTACGGTCGTTGCAACGGCGCTGCTGCATTGCTCACCACTTTTGGTGTGGGTGAACTGAGTGCGATCAATGGGATTGCGGGCAGCTATGCCGAATATGTCCCGGTTATTCATATTGTTGGCGCGCCAGCCAGTCGTGCGCAACAGCAAGGTGACTGTGTACATCATTCACTGGGTGATGGCGACTTCCATCATTTCCTGCGCATGGCACAAGAGGTCAGTACCGCCAGCGCGGTGCTAACTGCGGAGAATGCAGCTGAAGAAATTGACCGCGTGATAGCGGAAGCGCTTGACCAACACCGGCCCGGCTATCTGCTGCTGGCGGTGGATGTTGCGGCGACGGAGATTACGGTGCCTGATGCCCAGCCCGTTGCGCATGTCCATCAGGAAACCGTAGTTGCGACAGCTTTTGCTGCTGCCGCTGAACGCTTACTGGCTCCTGCACAGCGCGTGGCGTTACTGGCCGATTTCCTTGCTTCACGTTGGCAATTGCAATCACAGCTATTTTCACTCCGCCAACTGCGCGCCATTCCCGCCGCCACATTACTGATGGGCAAAGGCGTGCTTGATGAGCAACAGGCAGGCTATGTTGGCACTTATGCGGCCGAGGGCAGCAGCGATCAGGTGCGCCGTGCTATCGAGGAGACGGACGTGACGTTCTGCGTGGGCGTGCGTTTCACCGATACCTTGACCGCCGGTTTCACTCAGCAATTACCTGCAGAGCGCGTTATCGACCTGCAACCGTTTCACGCTACGGTGGGTGGCGAACGCTTTGCGCCGCTTAGCATGGCGCAAGCCCTCGCCGCATTATTGCCCGTTTATCAACGCCACTGCGCAGATTGGGCGTTGGCTGACACCGCATCTTGCGAAGAAATTGAGCAAAACGATGATGCGGTAATCAGTCAGCGCGCATTCTGGCAGGCGATGCAGCGCTTCCTGCAGCCGGATGATATTATCCTGGCCGATCAGGGCACGGCCGCCTTCGGTGCGGCCGCGCTGCGTTTGCCGCCAGGCGCGCAATTGCTGGTGCAACCGCTATGGGGATCGATTGGCTATACTCTACCGGCGACCTTTGGTGCACAAACGGCACATCCTGACCGGCGCGTCATTTTGATTATCGGTGACGGTTCAGCGCAGCTGACGATCCAGGAACTGGGTTCCATGCAGCGTGATGGGCAACAGCCAATTATTTTCCTGATCAATAATGAAGGCTACACGGTTGAGCGGGCGATTCATGGCGCTGAACAGCGCTATAACGACATCGCGCAGTGGAACTGGACTGCGTTGCCACATGCGATGAGCGTCCAGTGTGCCGCACAAAGCTGGCGCGTGAGCGAAACGGTGCAGTTAACGGCGGTGATGGAGCAATTGATGCATCATCGTCGCCTGACGCTGGTGGAAGTGGTGATGGAAAAACAAGATCTGCCGCCGCTATTGCGTAAAGTCACGGCGGCTCTGCACCAGCGCAACAGCGGCTAG
- the glk gene encoding glucokinase, with protein MTKYALVGDVGGTNARLALCEVETGAISQAKTFSTSDYDNLEAVIRAYLDEQKLDIKHACIAIACPITGDWVEMTNHDWAFSTREMKEHLAFDSLEIINDFTAVSMAIPMLAENEVIQFGGKGPVEGKPIAIYGAGTGLGVSHLVHVDKRWISLPGEGGHVDFAPNSEEEGEILEVLRAELGHVSAERVLSGSGLVNLYRAIVKSDSREPENLKPKDVTERALKDSCIDCRRALSLFCVIMGRFGGNLALNLGTFGGVYIAGGIVPRFLDFFKASGFRAAFEDKGRFRDYLVDIPVYMITHDQPGLLGAGAHLRQTLGRVL; from the coding sequence ATGACAAAATACGCCCTGGTCGGCGATGTGGGCGGTACCAACGCCCGTCTCGCCCTGTGTGAGGTGGAAACCGGTGCCATCTCCCAGGCCAAAACATTCTCAACATCAGACTACGACAATCTCGAAGCAGTGATTCGTGCTTATCTCGACGAACAAAAGCTGGACATTAAGCATGCCTGTATCGCGATTGCCTGTCCTATCACCGGTGATTGGGTGGAGATGACCAATCACGATTGGGCATTCTCAACGCGTGAGATGAAAGAGCATCTGGCATTCGACAGCCTGGAAATCATCAATGATTTCACCGCCGTGTCGATGGCTATTCCGATGCTGGCCGAAAATGAAGTGATTCAGTTTGGCGGTAAAGGGCCGGTTGAAGGCAAACCGATTGCGATTTACGGTGCAGGCACCGGATTGGGCGTGAGTCATCTGGTGCACGTAGATAAGCGCTGGATTAGCCTGCCGGGTGAGGGTGGGCACGTTGACTTCGCCCCGAACAGCGAAGAAGAGGGCGAGATTCTTGAAGTGCTGCGCGCGGAGCTGGGTCATGTGTCGGCAGAGCGCGTGTTGTCAGGCTCCGGTCTGGTGAATCTCTATCGCGCCATCGTCAAATCTGACAGCCGTGAGCCTGAAAACCTCAAGCCGAAAGATGTCACCGAGCGTGCATTGAAAGATAGCTGCATCGATTGTCGTCGCGCGCTGTCACTGTTTTGCGTGATCATGGGGCGTTTCGGCGGCAACCTGGCGCTCAATCTTGGTACCTTCGGTGGCGTGTACATCGCAGGGGGAATTGTGCCGCGCTTCCTCGACTTCTTCAAAGCTTCCGGCTTCCGTGCCGCGTTTGAAGATAAAGGCCGCTTCCGTGATTATCTGGTCGATATCCCGGTGTATATGATCACGCACGATCAGCCAGGCCTGCTGGGCGCGGGCGCACATCTGCGCCAGACACTGGGTCGCGTGCTGTAA
- a CDS encoding LytR/AlgR family response regulator transcription factor: MKAIIVEDEFLAQQELSWMIQQHSQITIEACFDDGLEVLKYLQNHRVDVIFLDINIPSLDGMLLAQNINQFAHKPLIVFITAWKEHAVDAFELDAFDYILKPYHESRIITMLNKLEASAQQQLAQPSTQQSAPQTVNLVKDERIIVTDINDIYYVEAHEKLTFVYTRREAYVMSMAISEFCSRLPEPLFFRCHRSYCVNLSKIREIEPWFNNTYLVKLRDLDAQVPVSRSKVKAFRQLMRL, encoded by the coding sequence GTGAAAGCCATTATCGTTGAAGACGAGTTTCTTGCTCAGCAAGAGTTGAGCTGGATGATCCAGCAGCATAGTCAGATCACTATCGAAGCCTGTTTTGATGATGGGCTGGAGGTGCTGAAGTATCTGCAAAACCATCGCGTCGATGTCATTTTCCTCGACATCAATATCCCTTCGCTGGATGGCATGCTACTGGCACAAAACATAAACCAATTTGCGCATAAGCCGTTGATAGTTTTTATCACCGCATGGAAAGAGCATGCGGTGGATGCTTTTGAACTGGATGCGTTTGACTACATCCTCAAGCCCTATCATGAGTCGCGTATTATCACCATGCTGAACAAGCTGGAGGCCAGCGCACAGCAGCAACTCGCACAGCCGTCCACTCAGCAAAGTGCGCCGCAAACCGTTAACCTGGTGAAAGATGAGCGCATTATCGTGACAGATATCAACGATATCTATTATGTTGAAGCGCACGAAAAACTGACGTTTGTTTATACCCGCCGCGAAGCGTATGTGATGTCGATGGCGATCAGTGAATTCTGCAGTCGCCTGCCAGAACCGCTCTTTTTCCGCTGTCATCGATCGTACTGCGTCAACCTCAGCAAAATTCGTGAGATCGAGCCGTGGTTTAACAATACCTATCTGGTGAAGTTACGCGATTTGGATGCGCAAGTGCCGGTGAGTCGCAGCAAGGTGAAGGCGTTTCGCCAGTTGATGAGGTTGTAA
- a CDS encoding sensor histidine kinase has product MLLAVFDRAALMLICLFFLTRTRVFRQLLQKDEHSIQEKVVVTAIFSLFALFSTWSGINVDGSLLNVRVIAVMSGGILFGPWVGIATGVIAGIHRYLIDMDGVTAVPCLITSIIAGVASGVINRRVSKEQHWRAGILGGMLCETLTMVLIVLWARPMALGFSIVSEIALPMILGASSIGLIVLLVQSVEGEKEAIAARQAKLALEIANKTLPLFRQVNSQSLRQVCAIIRSDIHADAVAITNTQQILAYVGYGEHNYQNGDDGISPTTAQSIASGKIIIKNNDEAHRTKDIHSMLVIPLWEKGEVTGTLKIYYRRAHRITGSLKEMAIGLSQIISTQLEVSRAEQLREMANKAELRALQSKINPHFLFNALNAISSSIRLNPDTARQLVINLSRYLRYNLELNDDELIDIKKELWQVKDYIAIEQARFGDKLSMIYDIDEDLHFTLPSLLIQPLVENAIVHGIQPCRGKGVVTLSVKDLGESVRVAVRDTGAGISEEVIGRVARDEMPGNKIGLLNVHHRVKLLSGQGLSITRHHLGTEIAFTLSKNGQRMAAPFSHITEPSS; this is encoded by the coding sequence ATGCTGCTGGCGGTATTTGACCGCGCTGCGCTGATGCTGATTTGTCTGTTCTTCCTTACCCGCACGCGGGTATTCCGTCAGCTGCTGCAAAAAGATGAGCATTCGATCCAAGAAAAGGTGGTGGTGACAGCGATTTTCTCGCTATTTGCGCTGTTTAGCACCTGGTCCGGCATTAACGTAGATGGTTCGCTGCTGAACGTGCGTGTGATAGCGGTGATGTCCGGCGGTATTCTGTTTGGCCCCTGGGTTGGCATCGCGACAGGGGTGATCGCGGGCATACATCGTTATCTGATCGATATGGATGGTGTCACGGCCGTGCCTTGCCTGATTACCAGTATCATTGCCGGTGTCGCTTCTGGCGTCATTAATCGCCGCGTGAGCAAAGAGCAGCACTGGCGCGCCGGTATTCTTGGCGGCATGCTGTGCGAAACCCTCACCATGGTTCTGATTGTGTTATGGGCTCGGCCGATGGCACTGGGCTTTTCCATTGTTTCTGAGATCGCTTTACCGATGATTCTCGGCGCATCGAGCATTGGCTTGATTGTGCTGTTAGTGCAGAGCGTGGAAGGGGAAAAAGAGGCGATTGCCGCGCGCCAGGCCAAGCTGGCACTGGAGATAGCCAATAAAACTCTGCCGCTGTTTCGTCAGGTGAATAGCCAGTCACTTCGCCAGGTATGCGCGATTATTCGTAGCGATATTCACGCCGATGCCGTGGCCATCACCAATACCCAACAAATTCTCGCCTATGTCGGTTACGGTGAACATAACTATCAAAATGGGGATGATGGCATCAGCCCGACTACCGCGCAGTCAATCGCGAGCGGCAAAATCATCATTAAGAATAATGATGAAGCCCATCGCACCAAAGATATTCACTCGATGCTGGTTATTCCCCTTTGGGAAAAAGGGGAAGTAACGGGCACACTAAAAATCTATTATCGTCGTGCGCATCGCATTACCGGATCGCTGAAAGAGATGGCTATAGGTTTGTCGCAAATTATCTCTACCCAGCTGGAGGTATCACGTGCTGAGCAGTTACGTGAGATGGCGAATAAAGCCGAGTTGCGCGCGTTGCAGAGCAAAATTAACCCGCACTTCCTGTTTAACGCGCTGAATGCCATCTCCTCTTCCATTCGTCTCAATCCGGATACGGCACGCCAGTTGGTGATTAATCTGTCGCGCTATTTGCGCTACAACCTTGAGCTTAACGATGACGAGCTGATCGACATTAAAAAAGAGCTGTGGCAGGTGAAGGATTACATTGCCATTGAACAGGCGCGCTTTGGCGATAAGCTCTCGATGATTTATGACATTGATGAAGATCTGCACTTCACGCTGCCAAGTTTGCTGATTCAGCCTTTGGTGGAAAATGCCATTGTGCACGGGATTCAGCCCTGCCGTGGCAAAGGTGTGGTGACGTTGAGTGTGAAAGACCTCGGGGAGAGTGTTCGTGTTGCGGTGCGTGATACGGGCGCAGGTATCAGTGAAGAGGTGATTGGCCGGGTGGCACGCGATGAGATGCCGGGTAACAAAATCGGCCTGCTTAATGTGCATCATCGGGTGAAGCTGCTTTCCGGCCAGGGTCTGAGCATCACTCGTCATCATCTGGGCACGGAAATCGCCTTCACTCTGAGCAAAAACGGTCAGCGCATGGCTGCACCGTTTAGCCATATCACGGAACCCAGCTCGTGA
- a CDS encoding GNAT family N-acetyltransferase — protein MQLLTPRLSLTRLQPEDWQIFKAVHEDPGTMTWVSEIPDENDIRQRFTERLAPWQVTSFHMLCLVARLRETNEPIGLFGCSAEWQPYRQAEVGYMLCHRFTGNGYGSEALKALCDFLLQAEFHKLKALVIEGNWPSRRILEKNGFTLEGTLRDNYLLNDQWVNDWVLGRLNPQN, from the coding sequence ATGCAACTTCTTACCCCTCGCTTGTCCCTGACACGCTTACAACCCGAAGACTGGCAAATATTCAAAGCGGTACATGAAGATCCCGGCACCATGACCTGGGTCAGTGAAATCCCTGACGAAAACGACATTCGTCAGCGCTTCACTGAACGCCTCGCACCCTGGCAAGTCACCAGCTTCCACATGCTGTGCCTGGTGGCGCGCTTGCGCGAAACCAATGAACCCATTGGCCTGTTCGGATGCAGTGCCGAATGGCAGCCTTATCGGCAGGCCGAGGTCGGCTACATGCTCTGCCATCGGTTCACTGGAAACGGCTACGGCAGTGAAGCGCTCAAGGCACTATGCGACTTCTTGCTACAGGCAGAATTTCATAAACTCAAAGCTCTGGTCATAGAGGGGAATTGGCCGTCCCGGCGCATTCTGGAAAAGAATGGTTTCACGTTAGAGGGCACGCTGCGGGATAATTATCTGCTAAACGACCAATGGGTAAACGATTGGGTGCTGGGGCGCCTGAATCCACAAAATTAA